A region of Blastocatellia bacterium DNA encodes the following proteins:
- a CDS encoding FtsX-like permease family protein, giving the protein MRISTIALANLKRRKGKAAFLVVGIGIGIGTAVALLSLSGSIKDEIGSQLDRFGANIVVVPQSHNLALDYGGVAVSSVSFDVQQLKSEDVAGIFDIPLHNRISLVSPKLLGAVRIEGRDVLLAGVDFKSELTLKRWWHIVGRKPEADTEVLVGYEAAQALGLVEPTAQAANENNAHTGAHTDAHAAPSHDAFKIARERLMIAGREHTVAGIISPAGGPEDRIVFGELRHVQQLLNKPDQLSLIEVSALCKDCPIGDIVAEISERLPHAKVSAIQQSVRARGETVERLTRFSAAVASVVLGIGALMIFTTMMGSVVERTKEIGVLRAIGFRRAHIVQGLMIEIGLISVLGGLLGWAAGMLASFIALPYFAESEPAFALHPLMAIAAIGAGLLIGMASSIYPIVRASRLDPSEAVRYI; this is encoded by the coding sequence ATGCGTATCAGCACCATCGCACTGGCCAATCTGAAGCGGCGCAAGGGCAAGGCCGCTTTCCTCGTCGTCGGCATCGGCATCGGCATCGGCACCGCCGTCGCGCTGCTCAGCCTGAGCGGCTCGATCAAAGATGAGATCGGCTCGCAGCTCGACCGTTTCGGCGCCAACATCGTCGTCGTGCCGCAATCGCATAACCTGGCGCTCGATTATGGCGGCGTCGCGGTTTCCAGCGTCTCGTTCGACGTGCAACAACTCAAGTCCGAAGACGTCGCCGGCATCTTCGACATCCCGCTGCACAATCGCATCAGTCTGGTATCGCCAAAGCTGCTGGGCGCGGTACGCATCGAAGGCCGCGACGTGCTGCTGGCCGGCGTTGATTTCAAGAGCGAGCTGACCTTGAAACGCTGGTGGCATATCGTCGGGCGCAAGCCCGAAGCCGATACAGAGGTGCTCGTGGGTTACGAAGCCGCGCAGGCGCTCGGCCTGGTCGAGCCAACGGCGCAGGCCGCAAATGAAAACAACGCGCACACGGGCGCACACACCGACGCGCACGCCGCGCCGAGCCATGACGCCTTCAAGATCGCTCGCGAGCGCCTGATGATCGCCGGGCGCGAGCATACGGTTGCCGGCATCATCTCGCCTGCGGGCGGGCCGGAAGACCGCATCGTTTTTGGCGAGCTGCGCCACGTTCAACAATTGCTCAACAAGCCGGATCAACTGAGCCTCATCGAAGTCAGCGCCCTCTGCAAAGACTGTCCCATCGGCGACATCGTTGCCGAGATCAGCGAGCGGTTGCCGCACGCCAAAGTTTCAGCCATTCAACAATCGGTGCGTGCCCGCGGCGAGACCGTCGAGCGGCTGACGCGCTTTTCAGCCGCCGTCGCGTCAGTCGTCCTGGGGATCGGCGCGCTGATGATCTTTACGACGATGATGGGCTCGGTCGTCGAGCGCACCAAAGAGATTGGCGTGCTGCGCGCCATCGGTTTTCGCCGCGCCCACATCGTGCAAGGCTTGATGATCGAGATCGGCTTGATCAGCGTCCTGGGCGGATTGCTGGGCTGGGCCGCGGGGATGCTTGCAAGCTTTATTGCGCTGCCTTACTTCGCCGAAAGCGAGCCGGCGTTTGCGCTTCACCCCTTGATGGCCATCGCCGCCATCGGCGCGGGCCTGCTGATTGGTATGGCCAGCAGCATTTATCCCATCGTGCGCGCCTCGCGCCTCGACCCGTCGGAAGCCGTCCGCTACATTTGA
- a CDS encoding ABC transporter ATP-binding protein has protein sequence MSFVQIENVSKEYPANGASPAACVLTEVSAEIREGEFVCLMGPSGSGKSTLLTVVGAMNHPTAGRVLVDNIDVYALSDERRADFRREYLGFVFQQHHLMPYLNAVENVVLPLATVNASAREKRERALRVLERVGLADKALRLPSELSGGEQGRLAVARALVNEPPLVLADEPTGALDSKTGREVIELFLQLNATGQTIFMVTHNPDNARLAHRTIHIVDGRIVEAEEGSQESG, from the coding sequence ATGTCTTTCGTCCAAATCGAAAACGTCAGCAAGGAATATCCGGCCAATGGCGCGTCGCCTGCCGCCTGCGTGCTGACTGAAGTGAGCGCCGAAATCCGCGAAGGCGAGTTCGTCTGCCTGATGGGGCCGTCGGGCTCCGGCAAGTCAACGCTGCTCACCGTTGTCGGCGCAATGAATCATCCGACCGCCGGGCGCGTGCTGGTTGATAACATCGACGTGTATGCGCTCAGCGATGAGCGGCGCGCCGACTTTCGCCGCGAATACCTCGGCTTCGTCTTTCAGCAGCATCACCTGATGCCTTATTTGAATGCCGTAGAGAATGTGGTGTTGCCGCTGGCGACGGTCAATGCCAGCGCCAGAGAGAAACGCGAGCGGGCGCTGCGCGTGCTCGAGCGCGTCGGGCTTGCTGACAAGGCGTTGCGTTTGCCGAGCGAGCTATCGGGCGGCGAGCAAGGGCGGCTGGCGGTCGCCCGCGCGCTGGTCAACGAGCCGCCGCTGGTGCTTGCCGATGAGCCGACCGGGGCGCTCGACTCTAAAACCGGGCGCGAGGTCATCGAGCTATTCCTGCAACTCAACGCCACCGGCCAGACCATCTTCATGGTGACGCACAATCCCGACAACGCGCGGCTCGCGCACCGCACGATTCACATCGTTGACGGACGGATTGTAGAGGCGGAGGAGGGGAGTCAGGAGTCAGGATAA
- a CDS encoding DUF2318 domain-containing protein encodes MDNQPQSNGRERKRAQFADGAQPKRKPTAWLILIAIVLAAGIAFFLLRGRGDQPSATVINNSASGDVRIPLAELSSTAKFYDYTLADNRKLRFFALKSSDGVYRAALDACDTCYHAKKGYHQEGDDMVCNNCGLHFHSAQVNEVHGGCNPVGLPRQIEGDVLVIKASDLQARQQYF; translated from the coding sequence ATGGATAACCAACCGCAGAGCAATGGCCGCGAGCGCAAGCGCGCGCAGTTTGCCGACGGCGCGCAACCGAAACGCAAACCGACCGCCTGGCTCATTTTGATCGCGATTGTGCTGGCCGCGGGCATCGCTTTCTTTCTCTTGCGCGGTCGCGGCGACCAGCCGTCGGCGACCGTCATTAACAACAGCGCCTCAGGCGACGTTCGCATCCCGCTCGCCGAGTTGAGCAGCACGGCAAAGTTTTACGACTACACGCTGGCCGACAATCGCAAGCTGCGCTTCTTCGCGCTCAAGAGCTCGGACGGCGTTTATCGCGCGGCGCTCGATGCCTGCGACACCTGTTATCACGCCAAGAAGGGCTATCATCAGGAAGGCGATGACATGGTGTGCAACAACTGCGGCCTGCATTTTCATTCGGCGCAGGTCAACGAAGTTCATGGCGGCTGCAACCCGGTCGGCCTGCCGCGCCAGATCGAAGGCGATGTGCTGGTCATCAAGGCCAGCGACCTGCAAGCGCGGCAACAATACTTCTGA